The genomic region ATGATTGGGATAGCATTTAAGAACTATGGATAAAGAATTAATTAGTCAAGAAatggtttgaaaaataaatggttgAGCAGCGATAGCTATCCAtgcaaaaaattaaattcctacTCGATACTATATATACCAACAAATTCCTGTTAGATTTAAAAAtggttcaaaaacaaaacaatcatatctGAAGGAAAAACAGCACAAAAATTTTCTGGTGTCTCTATTAGTCAGGATTCTTGGTTTTAACAGAACCAACAAAAACCGAGTCTGGTTACCTTAAGCAGAAACAATGTATGGGCAGGAGACAACAACTTAACAAATGGGTAGGAAGCCACGGGAAATGCAAAAGTCCTCAAATATGACACAGAAGAGACAAAACATCAAGGAAGAGTGATAAATTCAACTGTGtgaaatctataaagagctcctagAAGCAGTAAGAATGTGGTTTgttacaaccactttggagaGGAATCTGGCAGGATATAAGGAAAGCTGTGCTTACCCTAAGATCTAGTAAGTTCCACCTCTTAGTATCCCCCTGGAGAAATACACACATTTGTGCCCAAGGAGACATGGTTAAGAGGAGGCATTTCAGCCTTATCCGTAAttctgagaaatgaaaagacCTAACATTGTAGGtactggaaaagataaaacagaacatAGTACCCGGCAAAAGGAATGTGACGTCACAGACAAAAAGATCTAGAAGTCTGAGGGGGAAAAGCAAATTGCAGAATTATACAGGCAACATTATACCATTTTTGTAAGGAAATACATAGAACATTTCTGCAGTTTGTTTTAAGTTGAGAGGGGGCTGGAATGGAGAAATAGTAAGATTTCAGCTTTATCTAtaatgttcaattttttaaaggtaatactTAGGtatttaacaaagagaaatgagCATGGCCCACAGGGCCTCTTCTGACACCAtgttcctcctccctctcagagTTCACCTAGATTGCTTCCCAgtgccacaggacctttgcatgtgATGCTTCTTCCATCCAGAATCTTGCCCTTCCTTTCCTCATCAAGTTTACACTATCAGTTCCTTTGGATTTCTATGAGAAAACCCCCATCTCAACAATGGTTTCTCAGAGCCTCTGACCTAGGTCAAGTTCCTGGCCTTCAGAGGGCTTGCCTTTGAACCTAATTACATGTGTATTTTGTGATCATTAATTCCAGCTCTGAGTGTCATGCCTGTTCCTCACTGTGTCTGAACACCTCACTTCAGGTCTGATAAAACAGCCATTTGAGAACTACTTGTTGGAAGCATTAAAGCCTGGAGGCTAGAAAAAATGACTTCACACCCTCCTAAAACAATTTTACCTTGAGGCCTCAAACCTGACACATCCCCAAACCTGGTTACTTCTCTTCTATACCTGCAGCCTCCTCAAAGCTTCTCTACCCCTGGCTGCTGATTACGGTTGAAGCCACACAGGAACATTCCGAAATCTCTGCCCTCCTTATCTCATCAGTCCTCACTGTGGATTCGACCTCTGTTCCCACAGCCTCATCCGAACTGGTGTCTTCTCACCTGCCTAATGCGATAGCTGCTTCACCTTTCCCACACACTCCAGTCGGCAGCCACCTATGCCCATGTAGCTTCCAGAGCCATTGACTTTCAAATGGGAACTTAACCATGACCCGCAGCAGCCTGTCACTCAGCACGGTTGTAATACTGCTTCAGCATCTGGCTTCCCTGCGGAGGTGCCCCAGTTtaccccggggtggggggatgggaggctAAGGGGTTCTGGGATGCCAGCCTTTCAGTGTTCAAACTGGGACTGTCCTGGGGAAAACCAGGACGAGTTGGTCACCCTACTCCTCTTCTAGGCTGTAATTTCCACAAGGGCGGGGATCATCTGGGGCCTGTTCACGACCCTAGCTCCTTTGATACCTAGCGCAACAGCTGTCTTTGCAGAGTTAGAAAGGGAGTGTCGATACTCACCTTTGTTGGTCCAGCAAGTTTACATGCCCAGTCGGTGTCCAAGTACCATTTTTGCAGGTAAGAAACTGTTCACCTTGCTTTGCTGAATCAGTTGAAACCTGACCTCAAGACCAGGGTTCTAACCCTTGTAGAAGGAAACACCACTCTGGGATAGGCTGTGTGGCTTCTGGCAACCGGATTACATGCAAATTCCTTTTGACTCTAGATTAGATCGCTGTTTCCGGAACTTTCACTGATAGACACACTGATCCCACAGGACCTCCTGTCCCTTCTCATACACAGGGTTAGCGCACGCTGTGGCTGCTTAGTGTCCACTAGAGTTGAATCTAAACCCTACCACTTTGTGgccacatgaccttgggcaagtcacttccctgAACCTCTGATCTGTAAAGAACGCAGGCTTTGCCTTCCTAGCTCACAGCACTCTTGAGGATCAAGTAATGTGCAAAAAACCGCAAATGCTAAAAGGCTGTCCAGATACTGTTTTCAGTTCTTAGTCCTTCCCCACCCACTCAATGCACCCAatgcagatttattttcttgttccaaTAAAACCTTAGAAGAGGACCAAGGAAGCGGCGCGACCAAGACAACCTTCAGGTGACTTGAGTGAATGAAGCTGTGAGACGGGAGGTTAAGGTTTTCCCTGGAAAGGAAGGAATCAAACGTCTCCTCGCTAAGCCCCTTGGGAGAGCCTGGGACATTCCTGACAGCGGAGACCACACTTCGTTCCTCTTTGCTCCACACTCCCAGTACAAATAGCTCATTGCCTTAAGGAGAGAGCCAGGCCGTATACTGCCTTCACAGGGATTGTTCGGAAGAGACCAGGTTCCAGCGAGCCCTCTGCCTAAGAAAATTCCCAAGAGCCCCTTTTGTCCTTTTAATACCCTGGCACCTAAATAAAAGGCTCAGTCTGTGCAACTGAAGCACATAAAAATGACCGGATAGATTTTCACCGATTTGAAAGGCATGTTGGGGATGGTTTGCCTGAAAATAGAACTCCAGGGAGACCTAAAAGAGAGGTGTCAAGGAGTTAGGTCATTGTCTTCAAAGCAGCCCTACGTGACAAAGTGAGCCCTGTGTGGCTTGCCCACGGGGAGACAGATGCCCTACATGTCAAGATGCCATGGGCAGAGATAACGAACTGGTTTCAAATTCAAACTCAAAATCAAGGACTTGAGTACATTTCCAAAGAGTCCCTTCTGTCCCCAGGTTTGAGATCTCCAGCTGACAGCCCGGGTGGAAGACACTAGttagtttgttctttattttcattggaaAGTTATAGGGTTACTTATCAACAAAATGACTGTCCAGGGCAGAGATATCCAGTGGTTTCTATGTACAGGCCCATCCCTGGGGTCCACACCTCCACAGGAGCCTCGCCCCAGAGGCCTCAGCTGGCTCCTTCCCAGGCCTCCAGGAACCAACCACAAAGACACAAGGAACAAAAAACCCACCTGACCTCAGCACCTGTTTTCACCCCAAAGGGAGGTGGCAGCTGCTGGTTTGGGACCCAGGCCTACTCTCAGAGTAGTGGGTgcagaggcctctctcctgggagCCTGACTTTCATGGACCCCCTTCCCAGGAAGGCTCTCTTGGACATTCCTGGGACAACTCTGACAGGCTCATGGGTTTCTGCTGtggccttcttttctttctagttgtCATCTGAACACTGAGGCATCTCAGCCTCCCATCTTGGAGGATAAGCATTTGCACTGCTGCCTTTTCTTTTGTCCCTGTTTTTGTACAAAAACAATACTCTCAATCAGACCATTTTTTTGCCCAAGAACACAAGTGGCTCAACAGGTACAGTTCTGCTGGTCGATCTGCTTCCGGCAGGGCTCCATGGTGACAGCAACACCCACCCCGCTCCGGCCAGATGTCATGTGGGTCACCTCACTCCAGGTGTCTGTGTCTGGGTCGTAACACTCCACACTGTCCAGGAACGTGTGACCGTCGTAGCCTCctgcagggggagcagaggagacagTCACCCCCTctgaggggagaggaaagaaagagggagaaggaactgCAAGAAGCCCTCCTACGGGGATCTGAGCCTGACCCCAAAGATGGGGTTAATCAGGCTTCTCCACCCAGGTCCCCGCCCCCAGGGCCTCACCGAGAACGTAGATCCTGCCCTGGTGCACAGTAATCCCCAGGGCGCTTCGCCGATGCTTCATGGGAGCTACAAAAGTCCACGTTTCTGTCTCGACGTCATAGCGCTCCACGCTGTTCAGCTGGTCCTGACCATCGTAGCCTCCCGCAGCATAGATGCAGTTGTGCAAGACACAGACTCCTAAACCGTACCATGCAAAGAGAGTGACTCCAGGGCCTGGCGCTGGGGGCCCCAGGCACTCCTTCTTGGGGgcaccctcccctctcccctcttctgggGCGCCCTTCAGAGAAGAGCTCAGACGGTTAGGATCTAGCTCTCCTGGGTGTGCCACAGGGTTTAAAACTGAAACCGGAAGCATCCCCCAAGCCTTGCCGAGTTTCATTccccagggttgggggtggggttccTCCACGCTCCCTTCCTGgcagcccccacccacctgccccactTCGGATGGTGTTCATGGGTGTGATCATTCGCCACTCATCTCTCTCTGGGTAGTAACACTCGGCTGAGTTGAGGCGGTTTGTTCCATCGAAGCCTCCGACGGCATAGAGCAAACGGTTGAGGACAGCCACCCCTACCCCGATCCTTCGAGTCAGCATTGGGGCCACCAAGTGCCACTCGTCCCGCTCTGGCTCATACCTGCAAGGGCATAGTAACAATGACAATGGCGATCATAGCTGCCCTGTATGGAACACGATGCCCCGACATGCCGCCTGTTCTTTATGCACTTGAACTCTTTACTCCTCGTAGCGTGTCTCTGAGGAAACAGGTTCACAGCCATCATCTGCTCAAGGTTACCTGCACGTCTGCTGGACGCTGAGGGTGGATCCACCATACACCACTGCCAGGCCCCATGCTGCGTGTTGTTAGCGCCCCCAAAACCCTCTTAGCCTGTTGGACAGGTGGTCCTCATTATCATCTCCCACTTCCCCATCACCTTCAGATGACAAGACAGAAGCACAGAGGGATGAAATGGCATGTCCCAGGTCACcgtggaggtggggctgggggtcgACCCAGGCTTTTAGGACACCAGAATCCTAATTCTAACAACTAGGCTACCACCCAGGATGGTTTCTGTCAAAGTGTGCTGTTTGTTTAAAATTCCCatccccggggcgcctgggtggctcagtgggttaaagcctctgccttcggctcaggtcatgatcccagggtcctgggatcgagcccctgctgagcagagagcctgtttcctcctctctctctctctgcctgcctctctgcctccttgtgatttctgcctgtcaaataaataaataaatctttaaaaaaaaaaattcccatcccCTAGCCCCGCTCCAAACTCACTGATGCCAGATCTCTAGCAGTGGAGTAGGAAGTTTGTTTTAACAAGTTCTCCAGCTGAGAACTGTATCCTGGATCATGCTTCTAGAAGAGGAGAAGGCGAAGGTCTGACTGTGCAAAAGTTGAAAGTCAAAACTGCTCAGCCTCTTAACACAGGGTCACCATGCAGTTgtgcaggttgtgcactgcacaaggaGTCACCTTCTACATAGAAGACCTCATATATCCGTTTATTACGGCAGTTTGGGGGCAGATGGCAGTAAGGTGTCATGCTGTAATAAAATTAGCCTTTTACAACATCTTCAAACTGATAGAACTCCTTCCAAATCTGCAGGAGTTGTATGGGTTTGTGACAGCCCTGTAAGCAATTCCCAGGCCCAGACACATCACCCAACATCACTGACCACAAATCTCCCATGGATTTAGCCTCACCTGAGGCTTCCACTCCCTGAAGGCAGAGTGCAGAGACAGGCACCTAACAATAGGGGGAATCCCCAAATCCCAGTGGGTTAGGACCTGTTAGCAATGGGAACCTCAGAGCTCACCCCTCTGGGCCCTGCCACTCACCTCTCCACACTGTTGTGGTGGATGCAGCCATGGGAGCCACCAACGGCATAGATGTGGCCATCGATAACCCCAACCCCGATCCGATTGCGCGGTACACTCATGGGGGCACAAGGCGACCACTGGTTGGTCATGGGGTTATAGCAGTCCAGGGCATTGGAGTCGGTGTTGCCGTCGGGCGAGTTGTTCCGGCCACCCACAGCATACAGCAGCCCACCCACGACGCAGCCGGCCAGGCCGCTACGAGGCACCTGCAGGTCTGCCAGTCGGAGCCAGGTGCCGTCACTGGGGTTGTAGGCCTCCAGGTAGCTGAGCGACTGGCGGAAGTAGCCGCCGGCGGTGTAGATGAGCCGGCCGACTTTGGGCGCCCGACAGGGCATCACCTGCGTGGGCTTATGCAAGGTGAGCTCCTGGAAGATCTTGACTAGGTAGTCCTTGCAGCGGGAGTCCGACTGCAAGATCTCACACTTCTGCAGCTGCATCTGCAGGAAGTGGGGTGTGAGCGAGTGGCAGCGCACGGCACGGAGCAGCGCCTGCACGTAGAAGCGCCGCTGCTCGCAGTCATACTTGACCCAGTTGATGCAGGCGTGGAAGACCTCGGACTCGCAGCGCACGTTCAGATCGTCTCGGCTGATGAGTGTCACCAGCTGGCAATGGGACAGGTTGAAGAACTCCTCTTGCTTGGCCACCTGCGGAAGGCATTACTGTGACAGGCTGACTCCCCCTGACAGCAGTATGACTGCGGAAAGGTCACTCCACCTGCCTCTCACAACCTCAGTCTCCTATTTTGTAAAACGGGGATTCAAACAGTGTGAACCTCATAGCTTGTGAAGATTAGAGTTAATACTCCACGCCAGGCATATACTACCTAAGTACTCAGGCAAATGGGCAAAGACACAATGTACTTCGTACCTTTTTGTATCATTTTGTGCTTGAACTACAAgattgttaccttttttttttttttaatttttagaagattttatttatttatttgacagagatcacaagtaggcagagaggcaggcaggagtcggggagaagcaggtcccctgctgaggagaaagcccactggatcccaggaccctgagatcatgaccccagccgaaggcagaggcttaacccactgagccacccaggtgccccaattgttactttttaaacgaaattactttttcaaaaggGCAGAttgactaaaaaggaaaaaataatagccACAGAATATCCTAGAAAAAGTGTAGGCTCTAAAGAAAGAAGGCTGAGCTGCAACTTGGCCCCCTCTTTCTAACTAGGTGATCTTGGGCAATGCTCCGTGCCTTGGTTTTCCTCCTCTATCAGTAGCTCCCTCACAGCTGGGCTACTCCTAGGGCATACAGGGCCCCAGGCAAATATTTCCTGTCAGGCACCAgtctatataaataatttcagtcGCCCCTCATCAGCAGGTCACCAACACTCTGGTACCCAAGCCCACGCAATCCCTTTAAAGAAACACCGCACAGGCCTGCAGGAAAGCCCAGCTCACAGACCAcctttctggaagccagaggCCCTAGGACTACTGCCAGCCTCCTCAGGGCATCTGGTCAACCCCACACGTCGGGTAGGGGGAAGGAGAACATCAGCCCttaaggagagaaacagaaaccaggACAGTATCTACCTCAGCTGATCCCAGCCACTGGGGGAG from Mustela erminea isolate mMusErm1 chromosome 1, mMusErm1.Pri, whole genome shotgun sequence harbors:
- the KEAP1 gene encoding kelch-like ECH-associated protein 1, producing the protein MQPEPRPSGAGARTRFLPLRSQRPEGAGDTVMYASTECKAEVTPSQHGNRTFSYTLEDHTKQAFGIMNELRLSQQLCDVTLQVKYEDAPAAQFMAHKVVLASSSPVFKAMFTNGLREQGMEVVSIEGIHPKVMERLIEFAYTASISMGEKCVLHVMNGAVMYQIDSVVRACSDFLVQQLDPSNAIGIANFAEQIGCAELHQRAREYIYMHFGEVAKQEEFFNLSHCQLVTLISRDDLNVRCESEVFHACINWVKYDCEQRRFYVQALLRAVRCHSLTPHFLQMQLQKCEILQSDSRCKDYLVKIFQELTLHKPTQVMPCRAPKVGRLIYTAGGYFRQSLSYLEAYNPSDGTWLRLADLQVPRSGLAGCVVGGLLYAVGGRNNSPDGNTDSNALDCYNPMTNQWSPCAPMSVPRNRIGVGVIDGHIYAVGGSHGCIHHNSVERYEPERDEWHLVAPMLTRRIGVGVAVLNRLLYAVGGFDGTNRLNSAECYYPERDEWRMITPMNTIRSGAGVCVLHNCIYAAGGYDGQDQLNSVERYDVETETWTFVAPMKHRRSALGITVHQGRIYVLGGYDGHTFLDSVECYDPDTDTWSEVTHMTSGRSGVGVAVTMEPCRKQIDQQNCTC